A window of Equus caballus isolate H_3958 breed thoroughbred chromosome 10, TB-T2T, whole genome shotgun sequence contains these coding sequences:
- the LOC102149977 gene encoding zinc finger protein 568 isoform X9 gives MNSTAWPFPDSTLSQEEEEMTKSQEEWQQLKPAQRNLYRDVMLENYSNLLIVGYQFTKPDIIFKLEQEEEPWAVEEGTLRRRSEDWEVGEQMETEHQRFVKGVATILKKTLTKEKGSEVKKVGKMSPVNSDINYTRKCLCKCDSLGKSVKHNLDLLNHGRTCVTKKHHECNKPGKPCHRSSTIAVAPFKCAQCGKGFIQELDLIRHLRVHTAEKPYECYECGKAFSRKENLSSHQKIHTGEKPYECKDCGKAFIHMSNLVRHYRTHTGEKPYACKACWKAFSQKSNLIEHEKIHTGEKPYECNECGKTFSQKRNLIEHEKIHTGEKPHECNECGKAFSRISSLTLHKRSHTGEKPYKCNICGKAFSQCSVFIIHMRSHTGEKPYECNECGKAFSRRSSLTVHMRNHTGEKPYECNDCGKAFSQKENLITHKKIHTGERPFECSECGKAFIQMSNLIRHQRIHTGEKPYTCKQCGKAFSHKSNLTEHEKIHTREKPYECTKCEKAFRHKQNLSEHQKIHTGEKPYECNECGKAFSRISSLTLHLRRHTGEKPYECGECGKAFSQGSLLIMHMRSHRGEKPFECNECGKAFSQKASLTVHVKGHSGEKYSKCNECGKAFSRVSALAVHSRTHTGEKPYQCDECGKAFRQNSHFIRHQQIHSRYKPFECFECQKIFSRNSHLLAHLKIHSSAKRYESEKAFSKNSKFMKQIDSH, from the exons CTTGGCCATTTCCAGATTCTACTCTCtcccaggaagaagaagaaatgaccaAGTCCCAA GAGGAATGGCAACAACTGAAACCTGCTCAGAGGAATTTGTACagggatgtgatgctggagaactatAGCAACCTATTAATAGTAG GCTATCAATTCACCAAACCAGACATCATTTTCAAGTTGGAGCAGGAAGAAGAGCCATGGGCTGTAGAGGAAGGAACGTTAAGAAGACGTTCAG aaGACTGGGAAGTTGGTGAGCAAATGGAAACAGAACATCAAAGATTTGTGAAAGGAGTTGCAACCATACTTAAGAAAACCTTGACTAAGGAGAAAGGCAGTGAAGttaaaaaagttggaaaaatgtCTCCTGTGAACTCAGACATTAATTATACAAGGAAATGCCTCTGTAAATGTGACTCTTTAGGAAAGAGTGTGAAACATAATTTAGACTTACTTAATCATGGGAGAACCTGTGTCACAAAGAAACATCATGAATGTAATAAGCCGGGAAAACCCTGCCATAGGTCATCCACTATTGCAGTAGCCCCTTTTAAGTGTGCTCAGTGTGGAAAAGGCTTCATTCAGGAGTTGGATCTCATCAGACATCTGAGAGTTCATACTgcagagaaaccttatgaatgttatgaatgtggaaaagcctttagCCGGAAGGAAAACCTCAGTTCACATCAGAAaattcatacaggagagaaaccttatgaatgtaaggACTGTGGAAAAGCTTTCATTCACATGTCAAACCTAGTTAGACACTATCGAACtcatacaggagaaaaaccctatgCATGTAAGGCATGCTGGAAAGCTTTCAGCCAGAAATCAAATCTCATTGAACATGAgaaaattcatactggagagaaaccctatgaatgtaatgaatgtggaaaaACATTCAGCCAGAAGCGAAACCTTATTGAGCATGAGaaaattcacactggagagaagccacatgaatgtaatgaatgtgggaaagccttctcTCGAATCTCATCTCTTACTCTACATAAAAGAAGtcacacaggggagaaaccctataaatgtaatatatgtgGAAAAGCCTTCTCTCAGTGCTCAGTATTTATTATACATATGAGAAGTCACACAGgtgagaaaccttatgaatgtaatgaatgtgggaaagccttctcCCGAAGATCATCTCTTACTGTACATATGAGAAATCATACAGGTgaaaaaccttatgaatgtaatgATTGTGGAAAAGCCTTCAGCCAAAAGGAAAACCTCATTACACATAAgaaaattcatactggagagagacCTTTTGAATGTAGTGAATGTGGAAAAGCTTTTATTCAGATGTCAAACCTTATCAGAcaccagagaattcatactggagagaaaccttatacATGTAAGCAGTGTGGGAAGGCATTTAGTCACAAATCAAATCTCACTGAGCATGAAAAAATTCATACtagagagaaaccttatgaatgtactAAGTGTGAAAAAGCCTTCAGACATAAGCAAAATCTCAGTGAGCATCAGaaaattcacactggagagaaaccttatgaatgtaatgaatgtggtaAAGCCTTCTCTCGAATCTCCTCTCTTACTCTTCATCTGAGACGtcacacaggggagaaaccctatgaatgtggTGAATGTGGGAAAGCGTTCTCTCAAGGTTCATTACTTATTATGCATATGAGGAGTCATAGAGGTGAGAAACCAtttgaatgtaatgaatgtgggaaggcATTTTCTCAAAAAGCATCTCTTACTGTCCATGTGAAAGGTCATTCAGGTGAGAAATACAGTaagtgtaatgaatgtgggaaggccttctcTCGAGTTTCAGCCCTTGCTGTACATTCGAGAACACATACAGGTGAGAAGCCCTATCAGTGTGATGagtgtgggaaagctttcagacAGAACTCACACTTCATTAGACATCAACAAATTCATAGTCGGTATAAACCTTTTGAATGCTTCGAGTGTCAGAAAATCTTCAGTAGAAATTCACATCTTCTAGCTCATCTAAAAATTCATTCTTCAGCAAAACGCTATGAAAGTGAAAAAGCCTTCAGTAAAAActcaaaatttatgaaacaaataGATTCACACTGA
- the LOC102149977 gene encoding zinc finger protein 568 isoform X4 — MNSTVVACGTLPQRGLMSRAMSAPRIRTNKHWAACSGVRELNHSATGSAPAWPFPDSTLSQEEEEMTKSQETVTFKDVAIDFTQEEWQQLKPAQRNLYRDVMLENYSNLLIVGYQFTKPDIIFKLEQEEEPWAVEEGTLRRRSEDWEVGEQMETEHQRFVKGVATILKKTLTKEKGSEVKKVGKMSPVNSDINYTRKCLCKCDSLGKSVKHNLDLLNHGRTCVTKKHHECNKPGKPCHRSSTIAVAPFKCAQCGKGFIQELDLIRHLRVHTAEKPYECYECGKAFSRKENLSSHQKIHTGEKPYECKDCGKAFIHMSNLVRHYRTHTGEKPYACKACWKAFSQKSNLIEHEKIHTGEKPYECNECGKTFSQKRNLIEHEKIHTGEKPHECNECGKAFSRISSLTLHKRSHTGEKPYKCNICGKAFSQCSVFIIHMRSHTGEKPYECNECGKAFSRRSSLTVHMRNHTGEKPYECNDCGKAFSQKENLITHKKIHTGERPFECSECGKAFIQMSNLIRHQRIHTGEKPYTCKQCGKAFSHKSNLTEHEKIHTREKPYECTKCEKAFRHKQNLSEHQKIHTGEKPYECNECGKAFSRISSLTLHLRRHTGEKPYECGECGKAFSQGSLLIMHMRSHRGEKPFECNECGKAFSQKASLTVHVKGHSGEKYSKCNECGKAFSRVSALAVHSRTHTGEKPYQCDECGKAFRQNSHFIRHQQIHSRYKPFECFECQKIFSRNSHLLAHLKIHSSAKRYESEKAFSKNSKFMKQIDSH, encoded by the exons CTTGGCCATTTCCAGATTCTACTCTCtcccaggaagaagaagaaatgaccaAGTCCCAA GAAACAGTAACATTCAAGGATGTGGCTATTGACTTTACTCAGGAGGAATGGCAACAACTGAAACCTGCTCAGAGGAATTTGTACagggatgtgatgctggagaactatAGCAACCTATTAATAGTAG GCTATCAATTCACCAAACCAGACATCATTTTCAAGTTGGAGCAGGAAGAAGAGCCATGGGCTGTAGAGGAAGGAACGTTAAGAAGACGTTCAG aaGACTGGGAAGTTGGTGAGCAAATGGAAACAGAACATCAAAGATTTGTGAAAGGAGTTGCAACCATACTTAAGAAAACCTTGACTAAGGAGAAAGGCAGTGAAGttaaaaaagttggaaaaatgtCTCCTGTGAACTCAGACATTAATTATACAAGGAAATGCCTCTGTAAATGTGACTCTTTAGGAAAGAGTGTGAAACATAATTTAGACTTACTTAATCATGGGAGAACCTGTGTCACAAAGAAACATCATGAATGTAATAAGCCGGGAAAACCCTGCCATAGGTCATCCACTATTGCAGTAGCCCCTTTTAAGTGTGCTCAGTGTGGAAAAGGCTTCATTCAGGAGTTGGATCTCATCAGACATCTGAGAGTTCATACTgcagagaaaccttatgaatgttatgaatgtggaaaagcctttagCCGGAAGGAAAACCTCAGTTCACATCAGAAaattcatacaggagagaaaccttatgaatgtaaggACTGTGGAAAAGCTTTCATTCACATGTCAAACCTAGTTAGACACTATCGAACtcatacaggagaaaaaccctatgCATGTAAGGCATGCTGGAAAGCTTTCAGCCAGAAATCAAATCTCATTGAACATGAgaaaattcatactggagagaaaccctatgaatgtaatgaatgtggaaaaACATTCAGCCAGAAGCGAAACCTTATTGAGCATGAGaaaattcacactggagagaagccacatgaatgtaatgaatgtgggaaagccttctcTCGAATCTCATCTCTTACTCTACATAAAAGAAGtcacacaggggagaaaccctataaatgtaatatatgtgGAAAAGCCTTCTCTCAGTGCTCAGTATTTATTATACATATGAGAAGTCACACAGgtgagaaaccttatgaatgtaatgaatgtgggaaagccttctcCCGAAGATCATCTCTTACTGTACATATGAGAAATCATACAGGTgaaaaaccttatgaatgtaatgATTGTGGAAAAGCCTTCAGCCAAAAGGAAAACCTCATTACACATAAgaaaattcatactggagagagacCTTTTGAATGTAGTGAATGTGGAAAAGCTTTTATTCAGATGTCAAACCTTATCAGAcaccagagaattcatactggagagaaaccttatacATGTAAGCAGTGTGGGAAGGCATTTAGTCACAAATCAAATCTCACTGAGCATGAAAAAATTCATACtagagagaaaccttatgaatgtactAAGTGTGAAAAAGCCTTCAGACATAAGCAAAATCTCAGTGAGCATCAGaaaattcacactggagagaaaccttatgaatgtaatgaatgtggtaAAGCCTTCTCTCGAATCTCCTCTCTTACTCTTCATCTGAGACGtcacacaggggagaaaccctatgaatgtggTGAATGTGGGAAAGCGTTCTCTCAAGGTTCATTACTTATTATGCATATGAGGAGTCATAGAGGTGAGAAACCAtttgaatgtaatgaatgtgggaaggcATTTTCTCAAAAAGCATCTCTTACTGTCCATGTGAAAGGTCATTCAGGTGAGAAATACAGTaagtgtaatgaatgtgggaaggccttctcTCGAGTTTCAGCCCTTGCTGTACATTCGAGAACACATACAGGTGAGAAGCCCTATCAGTGTGATGagtgtgggaaagctttcagacAGAACTCACACTTCATTAGACATCAACAAATTCATAGTCGGTATAAACCTTTTGAATGCTTCGAGTGTCAGAAAATCTTCAGTAGAAATTCACATCTTCTAGCTCATCTAAAAATTCATTCTTCAGCAAAACGCTATGAAAGTGAAAAAGCCTTCAGTAAAAActcaaaatttatgaaacaaataGATTCACACTGA